Proteins encoded together in one Candidatus Sulfotelmatobacter sp. window:
- a CDS encoding 1,4-beta-xylanase encodes MKKLVIISSILLATALSSGAAFSQSARWSEQKADSWYAHQPWLVGSNYIPRSAINELEMWQAATFDPAQIDKELGWAEGLGMNTMRVFLHDLLWQQDAAGFRNRIDQFLTIAARHHIRPLFVLFDSCWDPLPHLGPQHAPVPGVHNSGWVQSPGAKALADSTDYPRLKEYVQGLVGAFAKDDRILGWDVWNEPGSDQTENYPKTELNNKEKIARVTALLPQAFAWAREMNPTQPLTSGVYEVDISRDAAAQDELEQIQLRESDIITFHNYSWPESFAGEIAWLRQFHRPVVCTEYMARSVGSTFDTILPIAKRERVGAINWGFVAGKTQTYYPWESWQHPYVHDQPPVWFHEVLRPDGTPYRQAEVDLIRHLTAAKSP; translated from the coding sequence GTGAAAAAGTTAGTAATCATCAGCTCGATTCTCTTGGCAACAGCGCTGTCTAGCGGCGCGGCGTTTTCGCAGAGCGCGCGTTGGTCCGAACAGAAGGCCGACTCCTGGTACGCGCACCAGCCCTGGCTCGTCGGCAGCAACTACATTCCCAGGTCGGCGATCAATGAACTCGAAATGTGGCAAGCGGCCACCTTCGATCCCGCTCAAATCGATAAAGAACTCGGCTGGGCCGAAGGCCTGGGCATGAATACCATGCGCGTCTTTCTACACGACCTTCTCTGGCAGCAGGACGCCGCCGGATTTCGCAACCGCATCGACCAGTTCCTAACCATCGCGGCGCGGCATCACATCCGTCCGCTGTTCGTCCTCTTCGATTCTTGCTGGGATCCTCTCCCTCATCTCGGTCCGCAGCACGCGCCGGTTCCCGGAGTCCACAATTCAGGGTGGGTGCAGAGTCCCGGCGCCAAGGCGTTGGCCGATTCAACCGACTATCCACGGCTGAAAGAATATGTGCAGGGCCTCGTCGGTGCCTTCGCCAAAGACGACCGCATTCTTGGCTGGGACGTATGGAACGAGCCCGGCTCCGATCAAACGGAAAATTATCCGAAGACTGAGTTGAATAATAAAGAAAAAATAGCCCGCGTCACCGCGCTCTTGCCACAGGCTTTCGCCTGGGCCCGGGAGATGAATCCCACGCAGCCCCTGACCAGCGGAGTGTACGAAGTCGACATCTCCCGCGATGCAGCGGCGCAGGACGAACTGGAGCAGATTCAATTGCGGGAGTCCGACATCATCACCTTTCACAACTATAGTTGGCCGGAATCGTTCGCCGGCGAAATCGCCTGGTTGCGGCAATTCCACCGCCCGGTGGTCTGCACGGAATACATGGCGCGCTCCGTAGGCAGCACCTTCGACACGATTCTCCCCATCGCCAAGCGCGAACGCGTCGGCGCCATCAACTGGGGATTCGTCGCCGGCAAAACCCAGACCTATTATCCCTGGGAGTCGTGGCAGCATCCTTACGTGCACGACCAGCCGCCCGTGTGGTTTCACGAAGTGCTGCGCCCCGATGGCACGCCGTATCGCCAGGCAGAAGTGGATTTAATTCGTCATCTAACTGCGGCGAAAAGTCCTTAA
- the ccsA gene encoding cytochrome c biogenesis protein CcsA, with product MALLWLRFALACYFIGLVYAFVALTRTSDLFSRIALHAASLGMVFHFVSLTELYLSGQVVWTSVHNAESLLAFLSMSFFMIIYAIYQTTSPGVVVFPVVFFLTFVAALDEQPVLLTTFVSSKGWLFAHIILIFTGYAALLVSFGASLLYLLQERRLKSKKPTSLIAFLPALEVIDQIGYRSLLLGFPFMTLGLITGSIVAITAPQIGRVDFLDPKILLSVLMWAVYMLMVFTRWNSGWRGRRAAVLATFAFVAALAAWAANYFSTIHRFIS from the coding sequence ATGGCCTTGCTTTGGTTGCGCTTCGCGCTGGCTTGCTACTTCATCGGACTGGTCTACGCCTTTGTGGCGCTCACGCGCACCAGCGACCTGTTCAGCCGGATCGCCCTGCACGCCGCAAGTCTCGGCATGGTTTTCCACTTCGTCTCCCTCACCGAGTTATATCTTTCCGGCCAAGTCGTGTGGACTTCGGTGCACAACGCGGAATCGCTGCTGGCGTTTCTGTCCATGTCGTTCTTCATGATTATCTACGCCATCTACCAGACCACGTCCCCCGGTGTGGTGGTGTTCCCGGTAGTTTTCTTTCTGACTTTCGTGGCGGCCCTGGACGAGCAACCCGTCCTGCTGACAACGTTCGTTTCCAGCAAAGGATGGCTCTTTGCCCACATTATTCTGATCTTTACCGGTTATGCGGCGCTTCTGGTAAGCTTCGGCGCGAGCCTGCTTTACTTGCTTCAGGAACGCCGCCTGAAATCCAAAAAGCCGACCAGCCTCATTGCCTTCCTGCCCGCGCTCGAAGTTATCGACCAGATCGGCTATCGCTCGCTGCTGCTCGGTTTTCCCTTCATGACGCTGGGCTTGATCACAGGTTCGATCGTCGCAATTACCGCTCCGCAGATCGGCCGCGTGGATTTTCTCGACCCCAAGATTTTATTGTCGGTGCTGATGTGGGCCGTCTACATGCTCATGGTCTTCACGCGCTGGAATTCCGGATGGCGCGGACGCCGCGCCGCCGTGCTCGCAACCTTCGCTTTCGTCGCAGCCCTGGCCGCCTGGGCCGCCAACTATTTTTCGACGATCCACAGGTTCATCTCATGA
- the hemA gene encoding glutamyl-tRNA reductase has product MRFQLIGVNHMSAPLEVRERLAVPESRLPDICRDLAAYPGIEEGMVISTCNRVEVIAHTTNGHADLRGFLHGHFHLTPDELDAHLYEFREKDAVRHLFRVASSLDSMVVGEAQILGQVKEAYARARAVGAVRGQLDQLFSRAFAVAKRVRSETAVGSSSVSIASVAVELAKKIFGTLEGKTVFIVGAGKMSELAARHLMAHGCAAIFVSNRTYDRAIGLAEKFGGQAIKFDDLYSTCDRADIVITSTGAPHAIFRREHGEQFLSRRKNRPMFFIDIAVPRDVSPEMGKLDGIFTYDIDDLQQAVSSHVADRRKEAELAEAIITSEVEKFEARAHTLDVVPTIVSLQDHLETIRQAEIDRVRGRLGQMTPEQEIAVEALTRGIINKVMHTPITTLKTAAKESEATTVIDVVRRLFNLRDKEINKEEKEAPSPPEKKNEVGTRP; this is encoded by the coding sequence GTGAGATTCCAGCTCATCGGCGTGAATCACATGAGCGCTCCGCTCGAGGTGCGCGAGCGCCTTGCAGTCCCCGAGTCGCGCCTGCCGGACATCTGCCGCGATCTCGCGGCGTATCCCGGAATCGAAGAGGGCATGGTAATCTCCACCTGCAACCGCGTCGAAGTCATAGCTCACACCACCAACGGCCATGCCGACCTTCGCGGATTCCTGCACGGTCATTTCCACCTGACCCCCGATGAACTGGACGCGCATCTCTACGAATTTCGCGAGAAAGATGCCGTCCGGCATTTGTTCCGCGTAGCCTCCAGCCTCGATTCGATGGTGGTGGGCGAGGCGCAGATTCTCGGCCAGGTAAAAGAAGCCTATGCGCGAGCTCGCGCGGTGGGCGCCGTTCGCGGACAACTCGACCAGCTTTTCAGCCGCGCTTTCGCCGTAGCCAAACGCGTGCGCAGCGAAACCGCCGTGGGATCTTCGTCGGTGTCGATCGCTTCCGTCGCGGTCGAACTGGCAAAAAAGATTTTCGGGACGCTGGAAGGCAAGACGGTCTTCATTGTCGGCGCCGGCAAGATGAGCGAACTCGCCGCCCGCCACCTGATGGCCCACGGCTGCGCCGCAATCTTCGTTTCCAATCGCACCTACGACCGCGCCATCGGCCTGGCCGAGAAGTTCGGCGGGCAAGCCATTAAGTTCGACGATCTGTATTCCACCTGCGACCGCGCCGACATCGTCATCACCTCCACCGGCGCGCCCCACGCCATCTTCCGCCGCGAGCACGGCGAGCAGTTCCTCTCCCGCCGCAAAAACCGGCCAATGTTCTTCATCGACATCGCCGTCCCCCGCGACGTTTCCCCGGAAATGGGCAAGCTCGATGGCATCTTCACCTACGATATCGACGACTTGCAGCAAGCCGTTTCGAGCCACGTCGCCGACCGCCGCAAAGAAGCCGAACTCGCCGAGGCGATCATTACCAGCGAAGTTGAAAAATTCGAAGCCCGGGCACATACGCTGGACGTTGTCCCGACGATCGTGTCGCTGCAAGATCATCTCGAAACTATCCGCCAAGCGGAAATCGACCGGGTCCGCGGTCGCCTCGGCCAAATGACCCCAGAACAGGAAATTGCCGTCGAAGCCCTGACCCGCGGCATCATCAACAAAGTCATGCACACGCCGATCACCACACTGAAAACCGCGGCGAAAGAATCCGAAGCGACCACAGTGATTGACGTAGTGCGCCGCCTCTTCAACCTGCGCGACAAAGAAATAAACAAAGAAGAAAAAGAAGCCCCCTCGCCGCCGGAGAAGAAAAACGAAGTGGGAACGCGCCCGTAA
- a CDS encoding DUF433 domain-containing protein, protein MKLSERIDWAPCPLVEVKADVQSGAPVLRGTRLPVSAIVDNFDYGLSPEEIAEQFQVSVDRVQEILKYVAGHRVAHPA, encoded by the coding sequence ATGAAACTCAGCGAACGAATCGATTGGGCGCCATGCCCACTGGTCGAAGTCAAAGCGGATGTGCAAAGCGGAGCCCCGGTGCTGCGCGGCACGCGCCTGCCGGTCAGCGCAATCGTGGATAACTTCGACTATGGCCTCAGCCCCGAGGAAATCGCCGAGCAATTCCAGGTCTCAGTTGACCGCGTTCAGGAAATCCTAAAATACGTCGCAGGCCACCGCGTTGCGCATCCTGCTTGA
- the hemC gene encoding hydroxymethylbilane synthase — MNQSSARVPNATTLRIGSRGSQLALWQANHISALLRGRGREIEIEIEVEIEIIHTTGDKITDVPLAMVGTKGGLGKGIFTKEIEEALAAGRVDLAVHSLKDLPTELAPGFEIAAITKREDPRDAFCSRHYASFQELPQRARIGTSSLRRQAQLKAVRPDLDIHPLRGNVDTRLRKLEQGEYDAIILASAGLKRLGKTDLVRQIIPVEIMCPAAGQGALGIEIRQGDTATCQHLEFLNDPAARAATTCERALLNSLGGGCQVPIGAFAELRVDENKHSRLHLESIVADPDGSKVLRDSRDGDDPETLGNAAATALLARGGDQILEAVYGRGLAVPPQP; from the coding sequence ATGAATCAATCTTCTGCTCGTGTTCCAAATGCCACTACCCTCCGCATCGGCTCCCGCGGCTCCCAACTCGCGCTCTGGCAGGCCAACCACATCTCCGCTCTACTGCGCGGCCGCGGACGCGAAATTGAAATCGAAATCGAAGTTGAAATTGAAATCATCCACACCACCGGCGACAAGATCACCGACGTTCCGCTCGCTATGGTCGGAACGAAAGGCGGATTGGGCAAAGGAATTTTCACCAAAGAAATTGAAGAAGCCCTCGCCGCCGGACGCGTCGATCTCGCGGTCCATTCCTTAAAAGATTTGCCCACCGAACTTGCCCCAGGATTCGAAATCGCAGCCATTACAAAAAGAGAAGACCCGCGCGACGCCTTCTGCTCACGCCATTACGCGAGCTTCCAGGAATTACCGCAGAGAGCCCGCATCGGCACATCCAGCCTGCGCCGTCAGGCGCAACTCAAAGCCGTGCGCCCCGATCTCGACATCCATCCCCTGCGCGGCAACGTCGACACGCGCCTGCGCAAACTCGAACAAGGCGAGTACGACGCCATCATTCTCGCCTCAGCTGGACTGAAGCGTCTTGGCAAGACCGATCTCGTCAGGCAAATTATTCCCGTGGAAATCATGTGCCCCGCTGCCGGCCAGGGCGCGCTCGGCATCGAAATTCGCCAAGGCGACACCGCCACGTGCCAGCACTTGGAATTCTTGAACGATCCCGCCGCCCGCGCCGCGACCACTTGCGAACGCGCTCTGCTCAATAGTCTTGGCGGAGGTTGCCAGGTCCCCATCGGCGCCTTCGCAGAATTGCGGGTGGATGAAAACAAGCACAGCAGACTGCACCTCGAATCCATCGTCGCCGATCCCGACGGCTCGAAAGTGTTGCGCGACTCCCGCGACGGAGATGATCCCGAAACCCTCGGCAACGCCGCCGCCACCGCGCTACTTGCGCGTGGCGGCGACCAAATCCTCGAAGCCGTATACGGCCGCGGACTGGCCGTCCCACCGCAACCCTAG
- a CDS encoding DUF4442 domain-containing protein, with protein sequence MSRNVLLQILGGTKSSHALRRWINLWPPFLGAGIRVQHISPDMKSVVVEMKLRWWNANYVGTHFGGSLFAITDAFYMLMLMANLGRDYIVWDKAASIRYRKPGRGTVRAEFRLTDAQIDDIREKLQTLPKYEPIFTVNVKDDQGTVVAEVEKLLHIRKKEAVSNPSNQPRSGEKMQTTA encoded by the coding sequence ATGAGTCGGAATGTTCTCCTCCAGATTCTCGGCGGCACCAAGTCGTCGCATGCCCTGCGCCGATGGATCAACCTCTGGCCGCCATTTCTTGGCGCTGGCATCCGCGTCCAACATATCTCGCCCGACATGAAGTCCGTCGTCGTCGAGATGAAGCTCCGCTGGTGGAATGCCAACTACGTCGGCACTCATTTCGGCGGATCGCTCTTTGCCATCACCGACGCTTTCTATATGCTCATGCTGATGGCCAACCTGGGCCGCGATTATATTGTCTGGGACAAAGCCGCGAGCATCCGCTACCGCAAGCCCGGTCGAGGCACGGTGCGCGCCGAATTTCGCCTCACCGACGCACAGATCGACGATATTCGTGAGAAGCTACAGACGCTTCCCAAGTACGAGCCCATTTTTACCGTCAACGTGAAAGACGACCAGGGAACTGTGGTCGCCGAAGTAGAGAAGCTGCTGCACATCCGCAAGAAAGAGGCAGTCTCGAATCCGTCGAATCAGCCGCGAAGCGGCGAAAAAATGCAGACCACCGCATAA
- a CDS encoding FMN-binding negative transcriptional regulator produces the protein MYIPEHFRVRDHAEAVAFMRANPFAILVSSTDDGPFATHAPLAIRENGRESGGQGDDQLIVRGHVAKANPHWRYLEQQPQCMIIFHGPHAYVSPQNYTTQETVPTWNYGAVHVYGNARVFSAPDELLGVLHELIPMFEPAYAEQWASLSGTYRERMLSHIVGFEITATKIEAKFKLSQNRTREEQSNVIASLGADSNTEVSGVARLMREQGLGVKKESE, from the coding sequence GTGTACATCCCCGAACACTTTCGAGTCCGCGATCATGCCGAGGCCGTGGCGTTCATGCGGGCGAATCCATTCGCGATCCTCGTCTCCTCTACTGACGACGGTCCCTTTGCCACGCACGCTCCCTTGGCCATTCGCGAAAACGGAAGGGAATCCGGTGGCCAAGGCGATGACCAGTTGATCGTCCGCGGCCACGTGGCCAAAGCGAACCCGCACTGGCGTTACCTCGAACAGCAACCGCAGTGCATGATCATCTTTCACGGTCCCCATGCGTACGTGTCTCCACAGAACTACACGACGCAAGAAACTGTGCCCACCTGGAATTACGGCGCAGTTCACGTCTACGGCAACGCGCGCGTATTCTCCGCGCCCGACGAATTGCTCGGAGTGCTCCACGAACTGATTCCGATGTTCGAGCCCGCTTACGCCGAACAGTGGGCCAGCCTGAGCGGCACCTACCGCGAACGCATGTTGAGCCACATCGTCGGCTTCGAGATCACAGCCACAAAAATTGAAGCCAAATTCAAGCTCAGTCAGAACCGCACGCGCGAAGAGCAATCGAATGTAATCGCCTCGCTGGGCGCGGACTCCAACACCGAAGTATCGGGAGTAGCGCGCCTCATGCGCGAACAAGGTTTAGGCGTGAAGAAAGAAAGCGAATGA
- a CDS encoding uroporphyrinogen-III synthase: MSRKVKSSTSSTLAGTRILVGRARHQAGALSAELRQRGAEVIEIPFIEIRRPKSFQPLDAALKHLATYHWLILTSVNGVEAMWERMENLHLIRASGKLEGSNDREGHDREGHDLSRAVRRSTANPALAAGGRVRIAAIGPATKNAIEQRGAKVDIVPREYIAESVVRSLKNKVKGKRVLLVRAKVARDVIPRELRKAGAQVDVVEAYETVIPKSSRTRLWVALENPKKRPHVVTFTSSSTVRNFIELLRTRPAVRAVPTILRRKLAGILIASIGPVTSATVREFGLPVDIAAKEFTIPGLVQAIVSALRQNSR, from the coding sequence ATGAGCAGGAAAGTTAAGTCGTCGACGAGCTCGACCCTCGCAGGCACTCGCATCCTGGTCGGCCGCGCCCGCCATCAGGCCGGCGCGCTCTCCGCCGAACTGCGCCAGCGCGGCGCAGAAGTAATCGAGATTCCCTTCATCGAGATTCGAAGGCCGAAATCCTTTCAGCCGCTCGATGCCGCCCTGAAACATCTAGCAACGTACCACTGGTTGATCCTGACCAGCGTGAATGGCGTCGAAGCCATGTGGGAGCGAATGGAGAATCTGCATTTGATTCGCGCCAGCGGAAAACTGGAAGGGAGCAATGACCGGGAAGGGCACGACCGGGAAGGGCACGACTTGAGTCGTGCCGTACGGCGCTCTACCGCGAACCCGGCTTTAGCCGCTGGGGGCCGCGTGCGCATTGCCGCCATCGGCCCCGCCACAAAAAACGCTATCGAGCAGCGCGGCGCCAAAGTCGACATCGTCCCCAGAGAATACATCGCCGAATCCGTCGTTCGCAGCTTGAAGAACAAGGTGAAAGGGAAGCGCGTGCTGCTGGTGCGCGCCAAAGTCGCGCGCGACGTGATTCCCCGCGAACTGCGAAAGGCTGGAGCGCAGGTCGACGTAGTGGAAGCTTACGAAACGGTGATACCGAAGTCTTCTCGCACGCGGCTGTGGGTTGCGCTAGAGAATCCAAAAAAGCGACCGCATGTTGTAACGTTCACGAGTTCATCGACCGTGCGCAATTTCATTGAACTCTTGCGCACCCGACCGGCCGTGCGTGCCGTACCCACAATTCTCCGACGAAAGCTTGCTGGAATCCTTATCGCCTCCATCGGTCCTGTTACTTCTGCGACCGTGCGCGAATTTGGTCTGCCAGTCGACATCGCGGCGAAGGAGTTCACCATTCCTGGCCTGGTCCAGGCGATCGTGTCGGCTCTGCGCCAGAATTCCCGTTAG
- a CDS encoding S9 family peptidase — protein sequence MGSAKLFFDIVESTTPMRLFSLFAIVIFMSTVVAETSAQTLPAPQAVTDPKQVASKPNAEVEPRSLTIEKLYMTRQIGRPTWSPDGKSVAFISNMSGRNNLWLVPADGGWPVQLTVSDQRQTAPAWSPDGKWIAYQSDYDGDEQWDIFLVSPKTGKVVNLTQTREIAELSPTWSPDGRYLAYEVKPKTSAAYEIDIFDMVMREVKHITKDTPQDKGNYNPIWTKDGKFIVYTQDQAKGTDSNIFIADVATGKSTLLTPHDGEQRFSANDISTRGMLDAETILLTSNAPNGYDNIGLLLVGRRGDPQAGSINEIKWLTKDKWAIHGGEFSPDGKHLTFTANVDGNEDIYLHDLATGKSTALPIPKGVNEPAGGRSAFTKDGSRLLYYHNGPTAPGDLWVYTLATGKSHQITHSLVAGVRSEDMVEPYLVHYPSRDGKWTISAFLYVPFNMARNGQNAAIVYIHGGPTSQTMNSFNRFVQYAANQGYMVLAPNYRGSTGYGKEFQQANLFDMGGGDLQDVLAGVDWIKQTGHLDPKKIAVMGASYGGYLSMMAVTKAPDVWAAGVPIVPFVNWFTEIENEDPELRQSDLATMGDVVKNKALYEDRSPINFIDQIKAPLLLLAGGHDPRCPKSETQQVVDAIKKRGGTVESKVYENEGHGFARVENQIDAYKRVADFLLAHVVPADCSCSVTE from the coding sequence ATGGGCTCTGCTAAACTTTTCTTCGATATCGTGGAATCCACTACGCCCATGCGCCTATTCTCACTCTTTGCTATCGTCATATTCATGAGCACTGTCGTCGCCGAAACTTCCGCCCAGACTTTGCCTGCGCCGCAGGCCGTTACCGATCCCAAGCAAGTTGCGTCCAAGCCCAATGCCGAGGTTGAGCCGCGCAGCCTGACCATTGAGAAGCTTTATATGACGCGGCAGATTGGGCGTCCGACGTGGTCGCCAGACGGCAAGAGCGTTGCCTTTATCTCGAACATGAGTGGACGGAATAATCTGTGGCTCGTCCCGGCCGACGGCGGCTGGCCGGTGCAGCTCACCGTCAGCGATCAGCGGCAGACGGCGCCGGCGTGGTCTCCGGATGGAAAGTGGATCGCGTATCAGTCCGACTACGACGGCGACGAGCAGTGGGATATTTTTCTCGTTTCGCCCAAGACTGGCAAGGTCGTGAACCTCACGCAGACGCGCGAGATTGCGGAACTCAGTCCTACATGGTCGCCTGATGGACGCTACCTTGCGTATGAAGTGAAGCCGAAAACTTCGGCGGCGTATGAAATCGACATTTTCGACATGGTGATGCGCGAGGTGAAGCACATCACAAAAGATACGCCGCAGGATAAAGGAAACTACAACCCAATCTGGACGAAGGACGGAAAGTTCATCGTCTACACGCAGGATCAGGCCAAGGGCACGGATTCGAATATTTTTATCGCGGATGTGGCTACGGGAAAGAGCACGCTGCTTACGCCGCATGACGGGGAGCAGCGGTTCTCGGCTAACGACATTTCCACGCGCGGCATGTTGGACGCTGAGACTATATTGCTTACCTCTAACGCGCCGAACGGATACGACAATATAGGCCTCTTGTTGGTGGGAAGACGGGGCGATCCACAGGCCGGGAGCATCAACGAAATCAAATGGCTGACCAAAGATAAGTGGGCGATTCATGGCGGAGAGTTCTCACCCGACGGCAAGCATCTCACCTTCACCGCCAATGTTGACGGCAACGAAGATATCTACCTGCACGATCTCGCGACCGGAAAGTCCACGGCGCTTCCTATTCCGAAAGGCGTGAACGAGCCGGCGGGCGGGCGATCGGCTTTTACCAAAGATGGATCGCGTCTGCTTTATTACCACAATGGGCCGACCGCGCCGGGCGATCTTTGGGTCTACACTCTGGCCACCGGCAAGTCGCACCAGATTACGCATTCGCTGGTCGCGGGCGTGCGGTCGGAAGACATGGTTGAGCCGTATCTCGTGCATTATCCCAGCCGTGACGGTAAGTGGACGATCTCGGCGTTTCTCTACGTGCCCTTCAACATGGCGCGCAACGGGCAGAATGCGGCGATCGTGTACATTCACGGCGGCCCGACGTCGCAGACCATGAACTCGTTCAACCGCTTTGTGCAATACGCCGCCAATCAAGGCTACATGGTGCTCGCTCCCAACTACCGCGGCTCGACGGGATACGGGAAAGAATTTCAGCAGGCGAATCTGTTCGACATGGGCGGCGGCGATTTGCAGGACGTGCTGGCCGGCGTCGATTGGATCAAGCAGACCGGGCATCTCGATCCCAAGAAGATCGCAGTCATGGGCGCAAGCTACGGCGGCTATCTGAGCATGATGGCCGTGACCAAGGCTCCGGACGTGTGGGCCGCGGGCGTGCCAATTGTTCCTTTCGTGAACTGGTTCACCGAAATTGAAAACGAAGATCCGGAACTGCGGCAGTCCGATCTTGCGACCATGGGCGATGTGGTGAAGAATAAGGCGCTCTACGAGGATCGTTCACCGATCAACTTCATCGACCAGATCAAGGCGCCGCTGCTGCTGTTGGCGGGCGGGCACGATCCGCGCTGCCCGAAATCGGAGACGCAGCAGGTGGTCGATGCCATCAAGAAACGCGGCGGCACGGTGGAGTCGAAAGTTTACGAGAACGAAGGCCACGGCTTTGCGCGGGTGGAGAACCAGATTGACGCTTATAAGCGCGTGGCCGACTTTTTGCTCGCGCACGTCGTGCCGGCGGATTGCAGTTGTTCGGTGACAGAGTAG
- a CDS encoding GIY-YIG nuclease family protein — protein sequence MHSPEPKTYFVYIVTNRSQTLYTGVTNNLIRRVREHKQGIGCHFSSKYKLDRLVYFERFEDIRNAIEREKQIKGLLRIKKIALIVSVNPDWKDLSIEWYERHQFQPEPAKCIDPSQGSG from the coding sequence ATGCATTCGCCGGAACCCAAAACGTACTTCGTCTACATTGTGACGAACCGCTCACAGACGCTTTACACGGGTGTTACGAACAATCTGATCCGTAGGGTACGTGAACACAAACAAGGAATCGGCTGCCATTTTTCCTCGAAATATAAGCTCGACCGACTGGTTTACTTTGAGCGCTTTGAAGACATACGCAATGCCATCGAGCGCGAAAAGCAAATTAAAGGGCTGTTGAGAATCAAGAAAATAGCCCTGATCGTTTCGGTTAATCCTGACTGGAAGGATTTGAGCATCGAATGGTATGAACGCCACCAGTTTCAGCCAGAGCCGGCAAAATGCATAGATCCTTCGCAAGGCTCAGGATGA